From the genome of Polyangiaceae bacterium, one region includes:
- a CDS encoding hybrid sensor histidine kinase/response regulator, which translates to MPRILHIEDDPANRLLVRKLLQKAGYEVIDAADGLEGVRLACGARPDLVLVDLNIPGLDGFEVTLRLRGEPQLAGVPIVAITAEGDRETSLAVGCDGFLQKPIDARSFVSQIERFMHQGPREIDAASAGAMRLRQQSSRIVQHLEEKVAELSRANSRLRELDAARTEFYRNISHELATPMTPIVGYVKLLQDEELGPLTRAQSKALRAMDDCIRRLRSLLDNLLDVTGLETGRMHFQHGDYDFLDTTRRAMAQVADRLAEARIQLVESLPRGPLAAWGDAERLRRAIVHMLENAAKFTPSGGTVGVRVKSLPSGHYELCVADTGPGIPHEQQARIFDPFYQVDGSVTREHGGVGVGLAIARRTARGLGGDLRIVSPCNEIIEAVRLGGAAFYLTVAVRAPWELSADGDKDR; encoded by the coding sequence ATGCCCCGCATCCTGCATATCGAGGACGATCCGGCCAACCGGCTGCTCGTTCGCAAACTGCTTCAAAAGGCCGGCTACGAAGTGATCGACGCAGCCGATGGGCTCGAAGGCGTGCGGCTTGCGTGCGGGGCAAGGCCCGACCTGGTGCTCGTCGATCTCAACATTCCCGGCCTCGACGGGTTCGAAGTGACGCTGCGTTTGCGCGGCGAACCGCAGTTAGCAGGCGTGCCCATCGTCGCCATCACTGCAGAAGGCGACCGCGAAACGAGCCTCGCCGTCGGTTGCGACGGGTTTCTGCAAAAGCCGATCGATGCGCGATCGTTCGTCAGCCAGATCGAACGTTTCATGCATCAAGGTCCGCGCGAGATCGACGCTGCATCGGCCGGAGCGATGCGCCTGCGGCAACAAAGCTCGCGGATCGTGCAGCATCTCGAAGAAAAAGTAGCGGAGCTGAGCCGCGCCAACTCGCGCTTGCGTGAGCTCGATGCAGCACGAACAGAGTTTTACCGGAACATCTCACACGAGCTCGCGACGCCCATGACGCCGATCGTCGGGTATGTGAAGCTTCTTCAAGACGAAGAGCTCGGGCCGCTCACGCGAGCGCAAAGCAAAGCGCTTCGAGCGATGGACGACTGCATCCGTCGCCTGCGATCGCTGCTCGACAACTTGCTCGACGTGACGGGTCTCGAGACGGGTCGCATGCACTTTCAGCACGGCGACTACGACTTCCTCGACACCACGCGACGCGCGATGGCGCAGGTCGCGGATCGTCTCGCCGAGGCCCGGATCCAGCTCGTCGAGAGTCTTCCACGTGGACCTCTCGCGGCGTGGGGCGATGCAGAAAGGCTTCGGCGGGCCATCGTGCACATGCTGGAAAATGCAGCGAAATTCACGCCTTCCGGAGGGACGGTCGGTGTGCGCGTGAAGAGTTTGCCCTCGGGACACTACGAGCTCTGCGTTGCGGACACGGGACCTGGAATTCCGCATGAACAGCAGGCGCGCATCTTCGATCCGTTTTACCAAGTGGACGGGTCGGTCACGCGTGAGCATGGCGGCGTGGGCGTGGGTCTCGCGATCGCTCGGCGCACGGCTCGAGGGCTCGGTGGCGACTTGCGAATCGTTTCGCCTTGCAACGAAATCATCGAGGCCGTTCGTCTTGGCGGTGCAGCGTTTTACCTTACGGTTGCGGTACGAGCGCCGTGGGAGCTATCCGCCGACGGGGACAAAGATCGGTGA
- a CDS encoding peptidyl-prolyl cis-trans isomerase, with protein sequence MRSLVLSGRKRARAIIAIVSAWLITGCCASGSTDAPAQADAAPAMSAAAVAPTTTPSSAVPTGDQPAPGAEIDRPASAAASSAPERQIAGASHILVAYKGAENAPKTVTRSKDDAKKRAAEALGKLNSKKATFEELVKQYSDDPVSKPADGRLGNFERNAMPAAFSDVTFAMKVDAISDVVETPRGFHIIKRTK encoded by the coding sequence ATGCGTTCGCTCGTCCTCTCTGGCAGAAAACGCGCCCGTGCCATCATCGCCATCGTTAGCGCGTGGCTCATCACTGGCTGTTGCGCATCGGGCAGCACCGATGCGCCCGCCCAAGCCGATGCCGCTCCCGCGATGTCCGCTGCGGCGGTAGCGCCGACGACGACACCATCGTCGGCGGTTCCCACCGGGGATCAACCGGCCCCAGGCGCAGAGATCGATCGTCCTGCATCTGCGGCCGCATCCTCGGCTCCAGAAAGGCAAATCGCCGGGGCCTCGCACATCCTCGTTGCTTACAAGGGTGCCGAAAACGCTCCGAAAACCGTCACACGGTCCAAGGATGACGCCAAGAAACGCGCAGCCGAGGCGCTCGGGAAGCTGAACTCGAAGAAGGCCACGTTCGAAGAGCTCGTCAAACAGTACTCGGACGACCCCGTCTCCAAGCCGGCAGACGGCCGCCTAGGCAACTTCGAGCGCAACGCAATGCCGGCTGCGTTTTCCGATGTCACGTTCGCCATGAAGGTCGACGCGATCTCGGACGTCGTCGAAACGCCCCGCGGGTTTCACATCATCAAACGCACGAAGTAG
- a CDS encoding proline--tRNA ligase, giving the protein MAKNETPRTAITPTRTEDYAEWYQQVVRAADLAENSPVRGCMVIKPWGYALWENIQRELDRMFKATGHKNAYFPLFIPKSFLEKEAEHVEGFAKECAVVTHHRLIAGPEGGLVPDPEAKLEEPLIVRPTSETIIGAAFASWVQSYRDLPLLINQWANVVRWELRTRLFLRTAEFLWQEGHTAHATEAEAREETAKMLDVYATFAEQFMAMPVIRGPKTASERFPGAVDTYAIEAMMQDRKALQAGTSHFLGQNFAKASGIKFHTQQETQEFAWTTSWGVSTRLIGGLLMTHADDDGLVLPPRLAPAHVVILPVLRGEDTRAKVMEYVDAVAAELRNASYGGRPIEVEVDKRDIRGGDKQWEWIKKGAPIRVEIGPRDVDGNVVMVARRDRGTKDKTSMSRAEFVSKIADILGDIQSGLLEKSLAHRKDHAKRIDDKTAFDKFFTPKNQDKPEIHGGFALSHWCGNAACEASIKDRLKVTIRCIPEHGIAGVSDADGLKDRGACVQCGAPSDQRVVFAKSY; this is encoded by the coding sequence GTGGCCAAGAACGAAACCCCGCGAACCGCAATCACCCCTACGCGAACCGAAGACTACGCGGAGTGGTACCAACAGGTCGTCCGAGCTGCAGACCTGGCGGAAAACTCGCCCGTGCGCGGATGCATGGTGATCAAGCCGTGGGGCTACGCGCTTTGGGAAAACATCCAGCGCGAGCTCGATCGGATGTTCAAAGCGACGGGCCACAAAAACGCGTACTTCCCGCTGTTCATCCCGAAGTCGTTTTTGGAAAAAGAAGCCGAGCACGTCGAAGGATTTGCCAAGGAATGCGCCGTCGTGACGCATCACCGGCTCATCGCTGGACCCGAAGGCGGCCTCGTCCCCGACCCCGAAGCGAAGCTCGAAGAACCGCTGATCGTGCGTCCCACATCGGAGACCATCATCGGCGCGGCGTTCGCGAGCTGGGTGCAGAGCTATCGAGACTTGCCGCTGCTCATCAATCAATGGGCGAACGTGGTTCGTTGGGAGCTGCGCACGCGTTTGTTTCTCCGAACCGCAGAGTTTCTCTGGCAAGAGGGCCACACGGCACACGCGACGGAAGCCGAAGCGCGCGAAGAAACCGCAAAGATGCTCGATGTCTACGCGACGTTCGCCGAACAGTTCATGGCGATGCCGGTCATTCGAGGCCCCAAGACCGCGAGCGAACGATTCCCGGGCGCCGTCGACACGTACGCGATCGAAGCGATGATGCAGGATCGCAAGGCGCTTCAAGCAGGTACGTCCCACTTCCTCGGGCAAAACTTCGCGAAAGCAAGCGGCATCAAGTTCCACACGCAGCAAGAAACCCAAGAGTTTGCCTGGACAACCTCATGGGGCGTGTCGACCCGTCTCATCGGCGGGCTGCTCATGACGCACGCCGATGACGACGGGCTCGTGTTGCCCCCGCGCCTTGCTCCCGCGCACGTCGTGATCCTGCCGGTTCTTCGCGGCGAGGACACGCGCGCGAAGGTGATGGAGTACGTCGATGCGGTGGCGGCCGAGCTACGCAATGCGAGCTATGGCGGACGGCCCATCGAAGTCGAAGTGGACAAACGCGACATTCGCGGCGGCGACAAGCAGTGGGAGTGGATCAAAAAGGGAGCGCCGATTCGCGTGGAGATCGGTCCGCGAGACGTCGACGGCAACGTCGTCATGGTGGCGCGGCGCGATCGCGGAACGAAAGACAAGACGTCCATGTCGCGCGCCGAATTCGTCTCCAAAATCGCCGACATCCTCGGAGACATCCAATCGGGGCTGCTGGAAAAATCGCTCGCACATCGCAAAGATCACGCCAAACGCATCGACGACAAAACTGCGTTCGACAAGTTCTTCACGCCCAAGAACCAGGACAAACCCGAGATCCACGGCGGGTTTGCCCTGTCTCATTGGTGCGGAAACGCGGCGTGCGAAGCGTCGATCAAAGACCGACTCAAGGTCACGATCCGTTGCATCCCGGAGCATGGGATCGCCGGCGTCTCCGATGCAGATGGCCTGAAAGATCGCGGCGCCTGTGTGCAGTGCGGTGCGCCGAGCGATCAACGCGTGGTGTTCGCGAAGTCGTACTGA
- a CDS encoding cyanophycinase, with translation MAHDKPESGTHADASSHAHAAHAHPHRGPLIAIGGAEDKIGARAVLRDVVKHAGGPKRAKIAVFPTASSIPLEMANTYESIFRELGAEVHIVRIATRADGEDPDKLALIKQVTGIFFTGGDQGRIVTMLGGTELARTIRRAHRSGAVVAGTSAGASVICDHMIAQGRKGYAPRRELVMLAPGLGLTRKLVIDQHFGQRHRIGRLFSAVAMNPFLIGVGIDEDTAIVLKADKKLQVIGRGSVTIIDGSKIQHTDIHEVKRESPAALLGLSVHVLTQGCGFDIDHRTPSWPRSDVEQAPESAPISPRVTP, from the coding sequence GTGGCGCACGACAAGCCCGAATCCGGCACGCACGCCGATGCCTCTTCTCACGCCCATGCTGCACACGCGCACCCCCATCGCGGTCCCCTCATCGCGATAGGCGGAGCCGAAGACAAAATCGGAGCCCGCGCCGTCCTCCGCGACGTCGTCAAACACGCAGGCGGCCCGAAACGCGCAAAGATCGCCGTTTTTCCAACCGCATCGAGCATCCCGCTCGAGATGGCGAATACCTACGAATCCATCTTCCGCGAGCTTGGCGCCGAAGTGCACATCGTGCGCATCGCAACGCGAGCCGACGGCGAAGACCCGGACAAACTCGCCCTCATCAAACAAGTCACGGGCATCTTCTTCACGGGCGGCGACCAAGGCCGCATCGTCACCATGCTCGGCGGCACCGAGCTCGCACGCACCATTCGCCGCGCACATCGCAGCGGCGCCGTCGTCGCAGGCACCTCCGCCGGAGCAAGCGTCATCTGCGATCACATGATCGCTCAAGGCCGCAAAGGATACGCCCCACGTCGCGAGCTCGTCATGCTCGCCCCAGGCCTCGGCCTCACACGCAAACTCGTCATCGATCAACACTTCGGCCAGCGTCATCGCATCGGACGCCTTTTTTCCGCCGTCGCCATGAACCCGTTTCTCATCGGCGTCGGCATCGACGAAGACACCGCGATCGTGCTCAAAGCCGACAAAAAGCTCCAGGTCATCGGACGAGGCTCCGTCACGATCATCGATGGGTCGAAAATTCAACACACGGACATCCACGAGGTAAAACGCGAATCACCCGCTGCTCTGCTAGGTTTGTCCGTGCACGTACTTACCCAAGGTTGTGGCTTCGACATCGATCATCGAACGCCGTCGTGGCCACGTAGCGACGTAGAACAGGCGCCCGAGTCTGCCCCCATCAGCCCGCGAGTCACACCATGA
- the cphA gene encoding cyanophycin synthetase — MKLLETRVYRGPNLYGYRPVIRLTIDLEELEQYPSDKIPGFTDRLIAGIPTLHEHGCSYGEPGGFLKRLHDGTWFGHITEHVALELQCLAGTPVTYGKTRTAHREGVYHVVYSFEEESVGRRAGEIAMQYLRGLLPDGFPDKLPPIDLQPEIDNLARLAERMALGPSTRSLVDEAKRRGIPTMRLNKQSLVQFGWGTYQKRIQATVTSETRHIAVEIAQDKQLTNSLLERAGLPVPRQERAYSADEAVEIAERIGYPVVVKPMDLSHGRGVALDLTTAEAVRDAFTKAYDLSNYVLVETFQHGKDHRVLVVNGEVVAVSERVPGHVVGDGERTIKQLVDLVNTDPRRGVGHEKVLTKIEIDHQAERLLAQAGYTLDTVLPAGQMFALRSTGNLSTGGTAIDRTDVIHPDNLDIAIRAAKVVGLDVAGIDLICPDISKSCREHGGVIVEVNAAPGFRMHVAPTVGTPRNVAAPVLDMLFPRGVPARIPVAAITGTNGKTTTSRMVAHILKMSGKRTGLTTTDGIYIDGERVLKGDMTGPWSARVVLTDPTVEAAVLETARGGILREGLGWDKCDVGAVLNVSADHLGLGGIETVADLAYVKRLIVEVVRDGGTSVLNADDELTRAMAENASGRIMYFSRSPTNEVVRKHVRDGGRAVVLEQGVNGEMITIYDGDRHIPLTWTHLVPATFEGKAKFNVENALAAAAIAYSMGISLEHIRQGLRTFTTSFFQAPGRCNVFDEHPFRVIVDYSHNPAAMAKMAEFVLGLRRERAIGVLMAAGDRRDDDIRAVGREAARAFDIVIPKEDGARRGRKSGEISSLLAEGARAAGKSPEHIFPRTDEREAVDLAMSMAKPGDLVVIFADDVTAVWKQVIYWGKERTSQVPPLPHEA, encoded by the coding sequence ATGAAGCTGCTCGAAACACGCGTTTATCGTGGCCCGAACCTCTATGGATACCGGCCCGTCATTCGCCTGACCATCGACCTGGAAGAGCTCGAACAGTACCCGAGCGACAAGATCCCAGGCTTCACGGATCGGCTGATCGCCGGCATTCCGACGCTGCACGAACACGGCTGTTCCTACGGTGAACCGGGCGGCTTTCTCAAGCGCCTGCACGATGGAACGTGGTTCGGACACATCACCGAACACGTCGCGCTCGAACTGCAGTGCCTCGCAGGAACACCCGTCACGTACGGCAAGACGCGCACCGCGCATCGCGAAGGTGTCTACCACGTCGTCTACAGCTTCGAGGAAGAGTCGGTCGGCCGGCGTGCCGGAGAGATCGCGATGCAATACCTGCGCGGCCTCTTGCCGGATGGGTTCCCGGACAAACTTCCACCCATCGATCTCCAGCCCGAAATCGACAACCTCGCGCGGCTCGCCGAACGCATGGCGCTCGGCCCGTCCACACGCAGTCTCGTCGACGAAGCCAAGCGACGCGGCATCCCCACCATGCGGCTCAACAAACAGAGCCTCGTGCAATTTGGTTGGGGCACGTATCAAAAGCGAATCCAAGCAACGGTCACCAGCGAAACCCGGCACATCGCCGTCGAGATCGCTCAAGACAAACAGCTCACCAATTCACTCCTCGAACGAGCCGGTTTGCCCGTGCCGCGCCAAGAGCGAGCCTACTCCGCGGACGAAGCGGTCGAGATCGCCGAACGCATCGGTTATCCGGTCGTGGTCAAACCCATGGATCTGTCGCACGGGCGCGGCGTGGCGCTCGATCTGACGACGGCCGAAGCCGTGCGCGATGCGTTCACCAAGGCGTACGACCTTTCGAATTACGTGCTCGTGGAGACCTTCCAGCACGGCAAGGATCACCGCGTGCTCGTCGTGAACGGCGAAGTCGTCGCCGTGTCGGAACGCGTTCCGGGACATGTCGTCGGCGATGGTGAAAGGACGATCAAACAGCTCGTCGACCTCGTGAATACGGATCCGCGGCGCGGCGTGGGCCATGAAAAAGTGCTCACGAAGATCGAAATCGATCACCAGGCCGAACGCCTCCTGGCGCAAGCCGGCTACACGCTCGATACGGTGCTGCCCGCAGGCCAAATGTTCGCCCTGCGCTCCACCGGCAACTTGTCGACCGGCGGCACGGCCATCGATCGCACCGACGTCATCCACCCGGATAACCTCGACATTGCCATCCGCGCCGCGAAGGTCGTCGGCCTCGACGTCGCAGGCATCGACCTCATCTGCCCCGACATCTCCAAGAGCTGCCGCGAACACGGCGGTGTCATCGTCGAAGTGAACGCCGCACCCGGCTTCCGCATGCACGTCGCTCCCACCGTCGGCACGCCGCGAAACGTCGCCGCTCCGGTGCTCGACATGCTCTTCCCGCGAGGCGTTCCCGCGCGCATCCCCGTCGCAGCGATCACCGGGACAAACGGCAAGACCACGACCAGCCGCATGGTCGCGCACATCCTCAAGATGAGCGGCAAACGCACGGGCCTCACGACGACCGACGGCATCTACATCGACGGCGAACGCGTGCTCAAAGGCGACATGACCGGCCCTTGGAGCGCTCGCGTCGTGCTCACCGATCCCACCGTCGAAGCCGCGGTCCTCGAAACGGCACGCGGAGGCATCCTGCGCGAAGGCCTCGGCTGGGACAAATGCGACGTCGGCGCGGTCCTCAACGTCTCCGCCGATCACCTCGGTCTTGGCGGCATCGAAACCGTCGCGGATCTCGCCTACGTCAAACGCCTCATCGTCGAAGTCGTACGCGACGGCGGCACCAGCGTCCTCAACGCCGACGACGAGCTCACGCGTGCGATGGCCGAAAACGCGAGCGGCCGCATCATGTACTTCTCGCGTTCCCCGACGAACGAAGTCGTACGCAAACACGTGCGCGACGGCGGCCGCGCAGTCGTGCTCGAACAAGGCGTCAACGGCGAGATGATCACCATCTACGACGGCGACCGGCACATCCCGCTCACGTGGACGCATTTGGTGCCCGCCACGTTCGAAGGCAAAGCCAAGTTCAACGTGGAAAACGCGCTCGCTGCCGCGGCCATCGCGTACTCGATGGGCATCAGCCTCGAGCACATTCGTCAGGGCCTACGCACGTTCACCACGTCGTTTTTCCAGGCACCTGGCCGCTGCAACGTCTTCGACGAGCACCCGTTCCGCGTCATCGTCGACTACAGCCACAACCCCGCAGCCATGGCGAAGATGGCCGAGTTCGTCTTGGGCTTGCGCCGCGAGCGAGCGATCGGCGTACTCATGGCCGCAGGCGACAGACGTGACGACGACATTCGCGCCGTCGGCCGCGAAGCAGCGCGAGCATTCGACATCGTCATCCCCAAGGAAGACGGCGCGCGCCGTGGCCGCAAGAGCGGCGAAATCAGCTCGCTATTGGCCGAAGGCGCACGCGCGGCAGGCAAGAGCCCCGAACACATCTTCCCTCGCACCGACGAACGAGAAGCCGTCGACCTTGCCATGAGCATGGCCAAACCCGGCGATCTCGTCGTGATCTTCGCCGACGACGTCACGGCCGTCTGGAAACAAGTCATCTATTGGGGCAAAGAACGCACGTCCCAAGTTCCTCCCCTGCCCCACGAGGCGTGA
- a CDS encoding isoaspartyl peptidase/L-asparaginase, protein MKYAILTHGGAASPHAYSDGCVKAAEAARAVLEQGGDAAAAALAATVVLEDDPRFNAGTGSNLRFDGQTIEMDASIMTSDARFGAVACIERVKNPIMVAAKVMETPHLMLVGDGATAFARVVGFPDYDPMTEKARDKHARAMAELRGQGDGDYATDAAAWLHLDWRALWNFSSEPPIKDTVGAVVRDAHGRFASTASTGGTVYMLRGRVGDSPLMGCGVYAGPAGAVAATGVGEEIVRRFLAKTVYDWLEEGIPAARAAQRGIAKFPEIVDVGLLVASRDGQAIASNRNMASALLVG, encoded by the coding sequence ATGAAGTACGCAATTTTGACGCATGGCGGCGCGGCATCGCCTCACGCCTATTCGGACGGGTGTGTGAAGGCCGCCGAGGCGGCTCGGGCGGTGCTCGAACAAGGTGGCGATGCAGCGGCGGCGGCGCTCGCGGCGACGGTCGTATTGGAGGACGACCCGCGATTCAATGCCGGCACGGGATCGAATTTGCGTTTCGATGGGCAAACCATTGAAATGGACGCATCGATCATGACGAGCGACGCTCGGTTTGGTGCGGTTGCATGCATCGAGCGCGTAAAAAACCCCATTATGGTGGCGGCGAAGGTCATGGAAACGCCGCACTTGATGCTCGTGGGCGACGGAGCCACGGCATTTGCGCGTGTTGTGGGTTTTCCCGATTATGATCCGATGACCGAGAAAGCTCGAGACAAACACGCGCGGGCCATGGCCGAGCTTCGAGGTCAAGGGGATGGCGATTACGCGACCGATGCGGCTGCGTGGTTGCACCTTGATTGGCGAGCATTGTGGAATTTCAGCTCGGAGCCGCCGATCAAGGATACTGTTGGAGCCGTCGTGCGCGATGCACACGGTCGTTTTGCGTCGACGGCATCGACGGGCGGAACGGTGTACATGCTTCGAGGTCGCGTGGGGGATTCGCCGCTCATGGGATGTGGCGTGTATGCGGGACCTGCGGGAGCCGTCGCGGCGACGGGCGTTGGCGAGGAAATCGTGCGGCGCTTTTTGGCGAAAACGGTTTACGATTGGCTCGAGGAAGGCATTCCGGCGGCGCGGGCGGCGCAGCGAGGCATTGCGAAGTTTCCAGAAATCGTGGACGTCGGGTTGCTCGTCGCATCGCGTGATGGGCAAGCGATTGCATCGAATCGGAACATGGCGAGCGCGCTGCTCGTGGGTTAG
- a CDS encoding S9 family peptidase — MHRTLRHPTLALVALASSSLFGCSAPNPDVKAPQAAVCPEAKAPPVASADAPAKPVSQAPTVPSETERLVAAMAKIRLSTWPSFSADGKRIAFLSDLNGIPQVWTMSASGGFPELVTNLDDPVMGVLWSPDGQWIAFAVAPGGGMNRQIYVVRPDGSGLRRLTDGGKDNNFMGDWTHDSKSIHFASNRKNPSSTDSFLVNVTTGEITLVAEGRGSSAVNDVKRDGSAAIVWRSAQRGDSDLYHVRHADKKEVRLTPHEGPGNFWGGTFSPDGKHIYLASNKDRDLGALARITLGKDDAPGPIEVLASRDDADLDSLVMNAAGTMLALIWNVGGKSELAFYDVKTSKMTAGPSLPAEIAGGLRFSNDGKSLAMAVSGSTSPADIWVLDIASKKFAQLTRSPRAGIDVASLVRPEKISYKAHDGVELSGWLYRPKGAKGPGPMVLSFHGGPEGQEKPSFNSTYQALLARGIGVFAPNVRGSGGFGKKFVNLDNGALRENAVKDIEATAKYVITAGMADPKRLGIMGGSYGGYMTMAGLTQYPDLFAAGVNLFGVVNFLTFFKHSEPYIAAISKIEYGDPDKETKMLEKLSPFFNIDRVKAPTLVLHGANDTNVPVIEAEQVVDGLTKRGIPVEYVLFPDEGHGFRKTPNKVRAAVATVSFFEKYLTGK, encoded by the coding sequence ATGCATCGAACACTTCGCCATCCCACGCTCGCGCTGGTCGCGCTTGCCAGCTCTTCGCTGTTTGGATGCAGTGCGCCAAACCCGGACGTCAAGGCGCCGCAGGCTGCGGTTTGCCCCGAAGCAAAGGCGCCGCCAGTCGCAAGTGCGGATGCACCCGCCAAACCCGTTTCCCAGGCACCGACCGTGCCATCCGAGACCGAGCGATTGGTTGCCGCAATGGCAAAAATTCGCCTATCGACGTGGCCGAGCTTTTCTGCCGATGGCAAACGAATCGCATTCCTTTCCGATTTGAACGGCATTCCGCAGGTCTGGACCATGTCTGCGAGCGGGGGTTTTCCCGAGCTCGTCACGAACCTCGACGACCCGGTCATGGGCGTGCTTTGGTCGCCCGATGGTCAATGGATTGCGTTTGCGGTCGCGCCCGGTGGCGGTATGAATCGACAAATTTACGTTGTTCGGCCCGATGGAAGCGGCTTACGCAGGCTCACCGACGGCGGCAAAGACAACAATTTCATGGGCGATTGGACGCACGACAGCAAATCGATCCATTTTGCATCGAATCGGAAAAACCCATCGTCGACCGATTCGTTCCTCGTCAATGTCACGACCGGCGAAATAACGCTCGTCGCAGAAGGCCGGGGCAGCAGCGCCGTAAACGACGTGAAACGAGACGGTTCAGCGGCCATCGTATGGCGATCGGCGCAGCGCGGGGACAGCGATTTGTATCATGTTCGTCATGCCGATAAAAAAGAAGTTAGATTGACGCCACACGAAGGACCAGGCAATTTTTGGGGTGGTACATTTTCGCCCGACGGAAAACACATTTATTTGGCGTCGAACAAAGATCGGGACCTTGGAGCTTTGGCCCGAATCACGCTTGGGAAAGACGATGCGCCGGGGCCCATCGAAGTGCTGGCTTCGCGCGACGACGCGGATCTCGATTCGCTGGTGATGAATGCCGCGGGTACGATGCTGGCTCTGATTTGGAACGTGGGGGGCAAGAGCGAGCTTGCATTTTACGACGTCAAAACATCCAAAATGACCGCGGGACCCTCGCTACCGGCGGAAATTGCAGGCGGTCTTCGATTCTCGAACGATGGCAAGAGCCTCGCCATGGCCGTGAGCGGTTCGACTTCGCCGGCAGATATATGGGTGCTCGATATCGCATCGAAAAAATTCGCGCAGCTCACACGGAGCCCTCGCGCGGGAATCGACGTAGCGTCGCTCGTTCGTCCGGAAAAAATTTCCTACAAGGCGCATGATGGAGTGGAACTATCGGGCTGGCTGTATCGGCCGAAAGGCGCGAAGGGCCCGGGGCCGATGGTATTGAGTTTTCACGGCGGGCCGGAAGGTCAGGAAAAACCAAGCTTCAATAGCACGTACCAGGCGCTCTTGGCGCGAGGCATTGGGGTGTTCGCGCCAAACGTTCGAGGGTCGGGGGGATTTGGCAAAAAATTCGTGAACCTCGACAATGGAGCGCTGCGGGAAAACGCAGTGAAGGACATCGAGGCCACGGCGAAATACGTGATCACGGCGGGCATGGCGGATCCGAAACGGCTTGGTATCATGGGTGGATCGTATGGGGGATACATGACGATGGCCGGGTTGACGCAGTATCCGGACCTGTTCGCGGCAGGCGTGAATCTGTTTGGCGTGGTCAACTTCTTGACCTTTTTCAAGCACTCCGAACCTTACATTGCGGCGATATCGAAGATCGAATACGGCGATCCCGACAAAGAAACGAAGATGCTCGAGAAGTTATCGCCGTTTTTCAATATCGATCGCGTGAAAGCGCCGACGCTCGTGCTTCATGGGGCGAATGACACGAACGTGCCGGTCATCGAGGCCGAGCAAGTGGTGGATGGGTTGACCAAACGCGGAATTCCGGTGGAATACGTGCTCTTTCCGGACGAAGGACACGGCTTTCGCAAAACGCCGAACAAGGTTCGTGCGGCGGTGGCTACGGTGAGCTTTTTCGAGAAGTATTTGACGGGGAAGTAA